In the genome of Phaeodactylum tricornutum CCAP 1055/1 chromosome 20, whole genome shotgun sequence, one region contains:
- the PK2 gene encoding kinase pyruvate kinase 2 (cytosolic pyruvate kinase, see also GenBank AY608678), with protein sequence MTASQTKITASGPELRGANITLDTIMKKTDVSTRQTKIVCTLGPACWEVEQLESLIDAGLSIARFNFSHGDHEGHKACLDRLRQAADHKKKHVAVMLDTKGPEIRSGFFADGAKKISLVKGETIVLTSDYSFKGDKHKLACSYPVLAKSVTPGQQILVADGSLVLTVLSCDEAAGEVSCRVENNAGIGERKNMNLPGVIVDLPTLTDKDIDDIQNWGIVNDIDFIAASFVRKASDVHKIREVLGEKGKGIKIICKIENQEGMDNYDEILEATDAIMVARGDLGMEIPPEKVFLAQKMMIRQANIAGKPVVTATQMLESMITNPRPTRAECSDVANAVLDGTDCVMLSGETANGEYPTAAVTIMSETCCEAEGAQNTNMLYQAVRNSTLSQYGILSTSESIASSAAKTAIDVGAKAIIVCSESGMTATQVAKFRPGRPIHVLTHDVRVARQCSGYLRGASVEVISSMDQMDPAIDAYIECCKANGKAVAGDAFVVVTGTVAQRGATNLMRVMYA encoded by the exons ATGACAGCGTCTCAAACCAAAATCACGGCTTCTGGTCCGGAACTCCGCGGGGCCAACATTACGTTGGACACCATCATGAAGAAGACGGACGTGTCTACTCGTCAGACCAAGATCGTTTGTACGCTGGGTCCAGCGTGTTGGGAAGTCGAGCAGTTGGAATCTCTTATTGACGCGGGCCTCTCCATTGCTCGTTTCAACTTTTCTCACGGAGATCACGAAGGACACAAGGCTTGTTTGGATCGGCTGCGTCAGGCCGCGGACCACAAGAAAAAACACGTTG CGGTTATGTTGGACACCAAAGGCCCAGAAATTCGTTCCGGATTCTTTGCCGATGGCGCCAAGAAAATCTCCCTCGTCAAGGGTGAAACCATCGTGCTTACCTCGGATTATTCCTTCAAAGGTGACAAGCACAAGCTCGCCTGTTCGTACCCTGTGTTGGCCAAGTCTGTTACACCTGGTCAGCAAATTCTGGTCGCGGACGGTTCGCTCGTCCTCACCGTCCTGAGCTGCGACGAAGCCGCCGGGGAAGTATCTTGCCGCGTCGAGAACAATGCGGGTATTGGCGAGCGTAAAAATATGAACCTTCCTGGTGTTATTGTCGACCTTCCGACATTGACCGACAAGGATATTGACGATATTCAAAACTGGGGGATTGTGAACGACATTGATTTCATTGCGGCCTCGTTTGTTCGCAAAGCCAGTGACGTGCACAAGATCCGCGAAGTCCTGGGTGAGAAGGGCAAAGGAATCAAGATTATTTGCAAAATTGAAAACCAAGAAGGCATGGACAATTACGACGAAATCCTTGAAGCAACCGACGCCATCATGGTCGCCCGCGGTGATCTGGGTATGGAAATCCCACCCGAGAAGGTATTTTTGGCACAAAAGATGATGATCCGACAAGCCAACATTGCCGGCAAGCCGGTAGTAACGGCCACACAGATGCTTGAGTCCATGATTACCAATCCGCGCCCGACCCGTGCCGAGTGTAGTGACGTGGCGAACGCCGTCTTGGACGGCACGGACTGCGTCATGCTCTCCGGAGAAACCGCGAACGGCGAATACCCGACCGCGGCCGTCACCATTATGAGCGAAACCTGTTGCGAAGCCGAAGGGGCCCAAAATACCAACATGCTTTATCAAGCCGTCCGTAACAGTACCCTCTCACAATATGGTATCTTGTCCACGTCCGAATCCATTGCGTCCTCCGCCGCCAAGACGGCCATTGATGTCGGCGCCAAGGCAATCATTGTCTGTTCCGAATCCGGTATGACTGCCACGCAAGTAGCCAAGTTCCGCCCCGGTCGTCCGATCCACGTGCTCACGCATGATGTGCGCGTCGCCCGTCAGTGCAGCGGCTACCTGCGCGGAGCCTCGGTAGAAGTCATTTCCAGTATGGATCAGATGGACCCCGCCATCGATGCCTACATTGAGTGCTGTAAAGCCAATGGCAAGGCCGTTGCCGGTGACGCCTTTGTGGTCGTGACCGGTACGGTCGCTCAGCGTGGGGCCACCAATCTCATGCGCGTCATGTATGCCTAG
- a CDS encoding predicted protein, with the protein MEKFLKSAPALLEDPRELPQPASEKRGFGGAKIATRIEPSRSEQFLSCLVNCQHFHQLLELLDSEPLRFFHEIMEVINTNERGEIQNSIGLHHSDDNENSIQMLSSLLSKREDKVPTYRVKKAAVEINHSSVEDETTVAHISFSKFPTDLLQQIVITSEENQDSSDQAKGVKQLSLEYLVELEKNPWRYQKLFNFGDGGKAAESFVSIPDKVKLREAIGERRYNVWKLSLERDGDDNSTISEGGRTRTGSQSLNLGSLLNNGTDEMTSSFSASASVTAPQDSSRDASLRKLGYTRAQAQKLQSQPTTSLLD; encoded by the exons ATGGAAAAGTTTTTGAAGTCTGCTCCAGCGTTGCTGGAAGACCCCCGGGAGCTCCCACAACCAGCTTCTGAAAAGCGGGGCTTCGGAGGAGCCAAAATTGCCACACGAATCGAACCATCCCGCTCCGAGCAGTTCCTATCGTGCCTCGTGAATTGCCAGCATTTTCACCAGCTACTAGAGCTGCTTGACTCCGAACCCCTTAGATTTTTCCACGAAATCATGGAAGTTATAAACACAAATGAAAGGGGAGAAATACAGAATAGTATTGGTCTACACCATTctgacgacaacgaaaattCGATTCAGATGCTGAGCTCTTTGCTCTCAAAACGTGAGGACAAGGTCCCAACGTATCGTGTCAAGAAGGCAGCAGTCGAGATCAATCATTCAAGTGTTGAAGATGAAACTACGGTTGCTCatatttctttttccaagtTCCCCACTGATCTCCTGCAGCAAATTGTTATAACCTCGGAAGAAAACCAAGACAGCTCGGATCAAGCGAAAGGTGTTAAGCAGCTTTCTCTCGAGTATCTTGTCGAGCTAGAGAAGAACCCATGGCGCTACCAGAAGCTTTTTAATTTTGGCGATGGTGGGAAAGCAGCCGAGTCTTTTGTATCAATTCCTGATAAAGTCAAACTTCGCGAGGCTATTGGTGAGCGTCGTTACAATGTTTGGAAACTTTCTCTCGAACGCGATGGCGACGACAATAGCACTATTTCGGAAGGTGGCAGAACTAGAACGGGAAGCCAGTCATTGAATTTGGGAAGTCTTTTAAACAACGGTACTGATGAGATGACATCGTCTTTCTCTGCGTCGGCTTCGGTGACTGCACCGCAGGATTCCAGTCGCGATGCGTCTCTTAGAAAG CTGGGCTATACACGAGCGCAAGCACAGAAACTGCAGTCGCAACCAACTACGTCACTGCTCGACTAA
- a CDS encoding predicted protein produces the protein MPQDPPAPFGPGATRRIRPTVRVGIGVVVLSNKQDGLFYAGIRQGSHGSGTLALPGGHLEMYESWESCAIREVKEEMGIEVENPRILHVTNDIMETEGKHYVKIFMGATSSNPKSVPQNCEPKKCQGWNTYRWEDLKSLPADQLFGPLRQLVEQEPQELIEFLACATKRCPGLI, from the coding sequence ATGCCTCAAGATCCTCCTGCTCCATTCGGACCTGGCGCAACGCGTCGCATCCGTCCAACCGTTCGGGTAGGCATCGGCGTGGTGGTTCTCTCCAACAAGCAGGACGGACTATTCTACGCCGGCATCCGTCAAGGGTCTCACGGATCCGGTACGCTTGCCTTACCAGGCGGACACCTTGAAATGTACGAATCTTGGGAGTCCTGCGCGATTCGAGAAgtgaaagaagaaatgggtATTGAAGTGGAAAACCCACGCATTCTTCACGTAACAAATGACATCATGGAGACCGAGGGGAAACACTACGTTAAGATATTTATGGGGGCGACGTCTAGCAATCCGAAATCTGTCCCTCAGAACTGCGAACCAAAAAAATGTCAGGGATGGAATACTTACAGATGGGAAGATCTTAAGAGCCTACCAGCCGACCAGCTTTTTGGGCCTCTTCGTCAATTGGTGGAACAGGAACCGCAAGAACTAATTGAGTTCCTGGCTTGTGCCACAAAAAGATGTCCTGGCTTGATTTGA
- a CDS encoding predicted protein: MEGKLPRERLSEHKRSVLTNDAVIKQGKQSSLQEVIEWRGRASNVASATHSNDSSSHHDTSNKSKSRPSEVDDEKASGSAGIVKTGAIASSDEMAFQKAQESSKKMAARLPTDQKRPSMSDLSSASSIPVSTEQTDVKKRKKRRSRGWTFNDVESATERSNKNIKITKAGPFRDHKDNADKRGNFEDVDGKLISYDQASTGSLAVEGRLAKNSGLRREDAKAAEKREYNRVNAARARLRNKEMVEELQKNVIDLNAHIVELERSNEILRAQVEVLGSRSQSLLTTSQVPTAAAPEQELDHVQSSTAAIVAPSFNTPIFSVQQSGTGTGQPSPHQNVVAVEQLLASILGRSLPQLEQPPSPPALDNLSLLLTLVQGSNGASINSQLQSGPPQFSGAAIAPPTAQPLPSTLFAMNPSLHQQQQTIHSRARLLNMQQPFDPYAHLSSANLQSVLQNLPAGTLYAALQQQRQLQQGDGPGYPIDDSLRNKNDNKSSSLGKDGR, translated from the coding sequence ATGGAGGGCAAATTGCCAAGGGAGCGGCTGTCAGAACACAAACGCTCCGTTCTAACCAACGATGCCGTCATCAAGCAAGGAAAGCAATCGAGTCTGCAAGAAGTTATCGAGTGGCGAGGCCGTGCTAGCAATGTGGCCAGCGCCACGCATAGCAACGATTCTTCCAGTCATCACGATACGTCAAACAAGTCCAAAAGTCGTCCGTCTGAGGTTGATGACGAAAAAGCTTCCGGCAGCGCCGGTATCGTCAAAACCGGTGCTATAGCAAGTTCGGATGAAATGGCTTTCCAGAAGGCGCAAGAATCATCCAAAAAGATGGCTGCTAGACTTCCAACTGACCAGAAACGGCCTTCAATGTCCGACCTGTCGTCCGCATCGTCAATACCCGTAAGCACGGAACAGACTGACGTtaaaaaaaggaaaaagaggcGTTCCCGGGGATGGACCTTCAATGATGTCGAAAGCGCCACAGAACGCTCAAACAAAAATATCAAGATTACAAAAGCAGGGCCATTTCGGGATCATAAGGACAATGCTGATAAACGCGGTAATTTCGAAGATGTTGACGGTAAACTGATATCTTATGATCAAGCCAGCACAGGTTCCTTAGCTGTGGAAGGAAGGCTTGCCAAGAACTCTGGACTGAGGAGAGAAGATGCCAAGGCCGCTGAGAAACGAGAGTACAATCGAGTGAATGCTGCCCGAGCTCGGCTCCGCAATAAAGAAATGGTCGAGGAATTGCAAAAGAACGTTATTGATCTGAATGCCCATATTGTCGAATTGGAACGATCAAACGAAATCCTCCGGGCTCAAGTCGAGGTTTTGGGCAGCAGGAGTCAGAGTCTCCTCACGACGAGCCAAGTACCGACAGCTGCGGCCCCTGAACAAGAGTTAGACCATGTGCAGtcttccacagctgcaaTTGTTGCACCTAGTTTTAACACTCCAATTTTTTCTGTCCAGCAAAGTGGTACAGGTACAGGGCAACCTTCCCCTCATCAAAATGTGGTTGCAGTAGAGCAACTGTTGGCTTCGATCCTAGGAAGAAGCCTTCCCCAGTTAGAACAACCTCCATCACCGCCAGCGCTTGACAATCTATCTTTGTTGCTAACGCTCGTGCAAGGGAGTAATGGAGCCAGTATAAATTCCCAGCTGCAAAGCGGTCCTCCACAATTCAGTGGTGCCGCGATAGCTCCGCCCACAGCACAACCACTGCCTTCGACGCTCTTCGCGATGAATCCTTCCTTGcaccagcagcaacagaCTATTCATTCTCGGGCAAGACTCTTAAATATGCAGCAGCCGTTTGATCCGTATGCTCATTTGTCGAGCGCTAATTTACAATCTGTTCTGCAAAACCTTCCCGCCGGGACCCTTTATGCTGCTTTacagcaacaaaggcaatTACAGCAAGGCGACGGACCTGGTTATCCAATCGATGACAGCCTCCGCAACAAGAACGATAACAAATCCTCATCATTAGGGAAAGATGGACGATGA
- a CDS encoding predicted protein encodes MTITYTDPFGPPWRFHWQRMVWTWRGGIVQAIWVEWLLATLASALVMWIWLASFESYNNISEWQARTEILSYALGFVTTRFQAALGLMLGFYTGTLYSRWWRVRNLENEVINAIKDTSIHVSALVYDSTRKGNNPAIPPLDLLLPSPTAVVDEKVTTDVVEVTGDKFTQDRNPIQNNGGKHKRTTLSNNRRKNKPISNESEASKATDTTSANSTNDHSNGERKSTAEGLSAAEVRSAMLRWVNLSHALAIGVFYERQPNAFSDLDALVEMGLLADTEYQFMTNYTGDAAQAFDVPFVWFMDLLGEVIRLERFDMPMPAVAMLSNNVARVRGSLQNIYMYRTEPVPLAYRQLVNLTVRFYMVVLLINEGLSALNFAAEERNGFDFYRTVFWMIMPFGFEYFLFVGWLTLADALGNPFRHWADEFEWENFVRTTYVASFALIDESPKSCSTLGSSLKVAEERIKQKREATLAAWESNHLTACERIKQPGKAQTPKVHSRRDLSDF; translated from the coding sequence ATGACGATCACGTATACCGACCCGTTCGGTCCACCCTGGCGGTTCCATTGGCAACGAATGGTGTGGACTTGGCGTGGCGGAATCGTTCAGGCAATCTGGGTAGAATGGCTCTTGGCCACCCTTGCGAGTGCCCTCGTGATGTGGATTTGGCTCGCCAGTTTCGAGTCCTACAACAATATTTCCGAGTGGCAAGCCCGCACCGAGATTCTGTCCTACGCCTTGGGCTTCGTCACGACGCGTTTCCAGGCCGCTCTCGGTCTCATGTTGGGTTTCTACACCGGGACCTTGTACTCTCGTTGGTGGCGTGTTCGAAATTTAGAGAACGAAGTCATCAATGCGATCAAAGATACTTCCATTCACGTCTCGGCCCTCGTTTACGATTCCACACGCAAGGGAAACAATCCGGCTATCCCGCCGTTGGATCTCCTGCTTCCATCTCCAACCGCCGTAGTCGACGAAAAAGTGACGACGGATGTCGTCGAGGTTACTGGTGATAAATTCACCCAAGACCGCAATCCAATCCAGAACAATGGTGGAAAGCACAAAAGAACTACGTTGTCAAACAATAGGCGAAAAAACAAGCCGATCTCGAACGAATCAGAAGCTTCGAAAGCGACCGATACTACCAGCGCTAATTCTACAAACGACCATTCAAACGGGGAACGCAAATCTACCGCGGAAGGTCTTAGCGCAGCAGAGGTGCGATCAGCCATGCTCCGCTGGGTTAATTTATCTCACGCTCTCGCGATTGGTGTCTTTTACGAGCGTCAGCCCAACGCGTTCTCCGACCTCGACGCGTTGGTGGAAATGGGACTGTTGGCGGATACGGAGTACCAATTCATGACGAATTATACTGGTGACGCTGCGCAAGCGTTCGATGTACCGTTTGTTTGGTTTATGGACTTGCTTGGTGAGGTGATTCGTCTGGAAAGATTCGATATGCCCATGCCGGCTGTCGCCATGTTGAGCAACAACGTGGCACGCGTGCGTGGGTCTTTACAGAATATTTACATGTACCGGACGGAGCCAGTGCCTTTGGCCTACCGACAACTTGTCAATTTAACGGTACGCTTTTACATGGTAGTTCTTCTCATTAATGAAGGTTTGAGCGCATTGAATTTCGCCGCTGAGGAAAGGAACGGATTCGATTTCTACCGGACAGTTTTTTGGATGATCATGCCCTTCGGTTTCGAAtactttttgtttgttggttggCTAACGCTTGCGGACGCCCTGGGTAATCCGTTTCGCCACTGGGCTGACGAGTTCGAATGGGAGAATTTTGTTCGAACAACGTATGTCGCGTCATTTGCTTTGATCGACGAATCGCCCAAGTCGTGCTCCACCCTGGGATCGAGTCTCAAGGTAGCTGAGGAAAGAATCAAACAAAAGCGTGAGGCAACCTTGGCTGCTTGGGAAAGTAATCACTTGACAGCCTGTGAACGAATCAAACAACCGGGCAAGGCCCAAACGCCGAAGGTTCATTCGCGGAGAGACTTGTCCGACTTCTAA